The nucleotide sequence AGGAAAACGTACCTTTCCAGCATCTTGCCAGGTAACACCGGTGAGCCACTCCACAGTAATGGCGCCGAGAGTAGCGAGCATGGCCCACCTGCCATGGATCAGCTCGCATTCCCTGAACCTCTGCAACCCGAACACCTCGCTGTAAGGCTGGAACGGCGTCGATTTCACGTCGGCGGCCTCAGTTCTGGTCCCGATAATGTCACCGGCGGGGTTCTTGGAGAGGTTCTGGTCAAGCGAGTCCAACTCGAACTGCAGGTACTCAGCGGGCTTGCCCAGACCAAATGGGTCGAAACCATAGTCTCCGATGAGAGAACCGTC is from Primulina huaijiensis isolate GDHJ02 unplaced genomic scaffold, ASM1229523v2 scaffold201611, whole genome shotgun sequence and encodes:
- the LOC140966192 gene encoding chlorophyll a-b binding protein CP29.1, chloroplastic-like, with protein sequence RSGSVRVQARFSFGKKKKAAAKKPAKKFAPDRPLWYPGATAPDYLDGSLIGDYGFDPFGLGKPAEYLQFELDSLDQNLSKNPAGDIIGTRTEAADVKSTPFQPYSEVFGLQRFRECELIHGRWAMLATLGAITVEWLTGVTWQDAGKVRFPFLANNLY